The Deltaproteobacteria bacterium genomic sequence GCGCTATGCCATGACCGGCTGGCGGCTCGGTTATGCCATTGTACCGCATGATTATATTCGTCCCCTTCAACGGCTTATTCAAAACTTTTTTATTTCAGCGCCCACCATCAGCCAGTGGGGGGGATTGGCTGCCCTTAAATATGCCGGGGAAGACCTTCAGTTAATGAAAGAGGAATTCAGGAAAAGACGTGATTACATTGTAGAGGGACTTGGAAAAATGGGCCTCAAATTGGGAGCCAGACCTGAAGGTGCATTCTACGTTTTGGTTAATGTGAAAGATTTTACAAATGATTCACTATCCTTTTGCTATGACCTGCTTGATAAGGGGAAGGTGGCCCTTACTCCCGGCATCGATTTTGGCAGTGGCGGGGAAGGGTATGTAAGGCTCTCTTATGCCAATTCAATCGAGAGAATTGGGGAAGGCCTCCAGAGAATTGGTAAATATCTGGAAATGGTGAGCTAATGGATAAAAAAATACAAGATATTCTTTCTTTTTTTAGCTTAACAGGCCACCAACTTCTCTTATCCGGCATGAACAGTTCTCATAGTGGTAATTTAAGTGTCATAGATGGGGAGCATATTTATATTACACGTTCGGGGACAATGCTTGGTCACATTAATGACGGAGATATAATAAAAGCAGATTGTACTGACAGCAACCCACCGAAAGCATCCATGGAGTACCCCGTTCACAGGCAGATTTATATCGATACGGCTTTTAATGCCGTCATCCATTGCCATCCGCCCTATGCTACGGCACTTTCCCTCTCAAATGATGAAATTGAGCCTCTTGATATGGAAGGAAAGCGTATCGTACAGCTTGTTCCTGTAGTAAGGGGAGAAGATAATATTCCTGACCTGGTAAGTGCTCAGTGTCAGAAGGGCCACAGGGGGGTAATGGTTAAAGGTCATGGTGTTTTTGTGGCTGCCGATAGTATGGAAGAGGCCCTGCATGTTGTTACTGCTATGGAAATGTCGGCAAAGATTATAAGTCTCAGCAGATAAAAAGAAAAAACCCCTTTCAGCATCATCACTGAAAGGGGTTTTAAATTATTACTTTGAATGAGTACTAGAAGGGGATATCGTCATCCTCAAAATCATCAGGACCACCTGAAGAAGCTGAATGTGAGTTGGAAGTGCCTCCCTGTGGAGCACCGCCTGCCTGACCGAGCATGGTCATATTGTTGGCGACAATTTCAGTGGTTTGCCTCTTGTTGCCGTCTTTATCTTCCCACTCCCTCGTCTGCAGTCTTCCTTCAATGTATACCTGTTTCCCTTTGGAAAGATACTCTCCGCAGATTTCGCCCAGTTTGCCCCAGGCCGTAATACGGTGCCATTCCGTCTTTTCTTCCTTGTTGCCATCTTTGCCTGTCCATCTTTCCGATGTGGCAAGGCTAAAAGATGCCACCGCCTGTCCGCTTTTTGTGTACCTTACCTCGGGGTCTCTTCCCAGGTTTCCTACCAGTATTACCTTGTTAACTCCAGCCATAATATTAAAACCCCAAACTTAGTTTTGCCGTATATGATGAAACTTCTGCTTGTTCATATTCAGCTAAAATTATAAAAAATCCCAGCGAAAGTCTCGCGCCTACAAAGTATTTTGTTTCGGTGATCTCCTCTTTGTCAAGGGCAAGGCTTGTGCCTTCAACTTTAATGTTACTTGAAGCGTCACTCTTGATCCATACCTGTCCCACACCGGCATAAGGTGTAAGCATGGCAAATCCCTTGCTTATGGAAAGATCGACCCCTGTTGTGGTGAGATCAAGATCATCGATGCCGTCAAGCTTTGTGTATGTGCCTCTCAGAGCCAATGCGGGCTTTGCGATCCCGCCTTCCCATATGGCATATTTGATTTCAGCGCCTGTCAGTTTTATATCACTATCGGGAATCTTTGCATAGGATGCCCCGATGTCTATGCCAAAGGGGAGCCCTTTTTGAACACGGACCTTGGGGATGGGAATGCTTCCCGGCATATCGGGAGCTACATCTTTCCAGTATGAATCGCCTTCATCTATGTTTGTTGCTGTTACTTCAAGGCCTATATCAAATCCGGTAATTCCCAGTGGTTCAGCAGGTGCGGCGGCTTTGTAGGCAACGGCAAGTCCTACCTGTCTGCTCAGATCTTCAAATTCACTTTGAGCAAGGTTGTTAGCTTGCAGAACAATATCACTATCTCCTGCAATTGCGGTATTTGTGGAAAATAGAAAGATCAGTAAGAGGGACATTATTGTTTTTTTCATGGCGTCTCCTTTCTTAAAGTAAGGCTAGGAATTAAAAGATGATTATAACAATAAAATAATCATAGTCAATGTTTACTTTGCTTTGCCCCGTCTGTGGCTGGTTTGTTACTCTATCCAGGAATAAAACTCGTATGCATCGGTATAGCACTCACTGCAACCGCTATTACAACAGTGGGCAACAATGTTTTTCCTGACTTTACCCTCATGGAACAGTTGCCGGAGTACTTTATTTATCTCTTCTTCAGGTAATTTAAAGTGGAGTGAAAAATCATAAAGACAGGCTTCTTTCCGTTCAAGGAGAAAGCTTTTAATTTGGGAAATGTTCATGGTACGAATTATACCTCATGTTTATAGGACATCTTTAGTTTTTTAGAATAAAATTCATTAGCTGTCATTTTGATGCAAAGAGGACACTTTATTCCCTTCCAGTCGCAGCTTTAGTTTATTCTTTGACACGACAATTCTCACTTTTATCGGGTTCAATTACTGCATACAGTTTTACATTAAAGAAATGCAGCTTACGTGGCAGAAGAGAGAAGGTTTTTTTGAAAGCTGTGCTCATGTTTAATACAAAGGTGAGAGCTGGCTTTCTTCCTGAACTAAATAGATTCCACCCGCACAAAAAATAGCAGATTATAAAGGCAAATCCTTAATAAATAATAAATGCCAAAGTTATACTGCTACAATATAATATTGATAATTTAAACATATGTTGCAAAAAGCATTAAATTTGCTTTAATTCAAATGCAGAGATAGAATTTATATAAAGCTGAGATAAACTATTGTGTATCCCTTTCTACGAAACTTATGCTCTTTGGCTATAAAATAACTGTAATGCTTTAAATAAATATAGGAGTTTAGTCATGCGCTCAGTTCCAAGAATAAGTGTTGTATTAATTCCAGAAGCTTGTGAATTACTTAAAAATGATCCCATATCTTCCTTCCTGAAAGATAATAATTATTTTAATTGCGAGTCGGCCCAGCAAAATGGCAATTTTCTTGAAATGACTATTTCTTCTTCTCAGACTCAAATGCCTGAACTTGAACAGGATACGATTTTGTCAATCCCCATCCATTTTGTTCTATATATGATCTCAGGTGCATCTCGCAAAAGCTTCGGTTTTGAAGATAATTAATCATCTGGTAACCATATGCCGGATTCAACGTACCATTGGCAATCAAATATTGTGTCAATGTGTCAGCTTGACTGAGCATAATCCCTCGTGAAGAGGGACTGGCAAACAGATGTATCATTTTTTGTGCCTATTGCCCGTGCCCTTGACTCTGCTTTTGAGAAGAAGGAAGGGCATCTGTCCCTATATTTTGTCCTAACGCAGAGATTTGGGGGCCCCTGTTGAAGGTTAGCCCCTGAAAGGAGGTTTTTATGACGGACAAAAATAGCAATAGATCAAAAAAAGACACAGCTAAAAAGC encodes the following:
- a CDS encoding FeoC-like transcriptional regulator, encoding MNISQIKSFLLERKEACLYDFSLHFKLPEEEINKVLRQLFHEGKVRKNIVAHCCNSGCSECYTDAYEFYSWIE
- a CDS encoding single-stranded DNA-binding protein, with protein sequence MAGVNKVILVGNLGRDPEVRYTKSGQAVASFSLATSERWTGKDGNKEEKTEWHRITAWGKLGEICGEYLSKGKQVYIEGRLQTREWEDKDGNKRQTTEIVANNMTMLGQAGGAPQGGTSNSHSASSGGPDDFEDDDIPF
- a CDS encoding class II aldolase/adducin family protein gives rise to the protein MDKKIQDILSFFSLTGHQLLLSGMNSSHSGNLSVIDGEHIYITRSGTMLGHINDGDIIKADCTDSNPPKASMEYPVHRQIYIDTAFNAVIHCHPPYATALSLSNDEIEPLDMEGKRIVQLVPVVRGEDNIPDLVSAQCQKGHRGVMVKGHGVFVAADSMEEALHVVTAMEMSAKIISLSR